The Oscillospiraceae bacterium genome contains a region encoding:
- the ykgC gene encoding pyridine nucleotide-disulfide oxidoreductase — protein MKKADAAIIGFGKGGKTLAGALAAAGQSVILIERSEKMYGGTCINVACIPSKSLHHSACLSAAQGGSFAEKAARYAAAIDEKERLTGMLRGKNYHKLADTANVTVLDGEAAFLDATHLAVSTPEGGEEVEAQKIFINTGARPFVPPIPGLQESEYVYLSEGMLELRELPRRMVIIGGGYIGVEFASIYANFGSQVTMVQDGEAFLPREDAEVAAEVLKSLESRGVRVLRSARVEAVEDRAGQALVTVAFAESREQLPADAVLVATGRRPNVAALNLQAAGVELTERGAVKTDERMRTTAPNIWAMGDVAGGLQFTYISLDDFRIVKSQLLGDGSRTTQNRGAVPYSVFLDPPFSRVGLTEAEARAAGYRVRIARLAAGAIPKAQVLQKPVGLLKAVIDAGTGHILGAHLFCEESHELINLLKLAVDAKIPYTVLRDNIYTHPTMSEALNDLFAAVTDA, from the coding sequence ATGAAAAAAGCAGACGCGGCGATCATCGGGTTCGGCAAGGGCGGCAAGACCCTGGCCGGTGCATTGGCGGCAGCGGGCCAAAGCGTGATCCTGATCGAGCGCTCGGAAAAAATGTACGGCGGCACCTGCATCAATGTGGCATGTATCCCCTCAAAGTCGCTGCATCACAGCGCATGCCTTTCGGCGGCGCAGGGCGGGAGCTTTGCGGAAAAGGCCGCCCGCTACGCCGCGGCCATCGACGAAAAAGAGCGCCTTACCGGCATGCTGCGGGGCAAAAACTACCACAAGCTGGCCGACACTGCGAACGTGACGGTACTGGACGGCGAGGCGGCTTTTCTGGACGCCACCCATCTGGCGGTGAGCACCCCGGAGGGCGGGGAAGAGGTGGAGGCGCAAAAGATCTTTATCAACACCGGCGCCCGGCCCTTTGTGCCGCCCATCCCGGGCCTGCAGGAGAGCGAATACGTTTACCTGAGTGAGGGCATGCTGGAACTCCGTGAGCTGCCCCGGCGGATGGTGATCATCGGCGGCGGGTACATCGGTGTGGAGTTTGCCTCCATCTACGCGAATTTTGGCTCGCAGGTGACCATGGTGCAGGACGGCGAAGCGTTTTTGCCCCGGGAGGACGCCGAGGTGGCGGCCGAGGTGCTGAAAAGCCTGGAAAGCAGGGGTGTGCGGGTGCTGCGCAGTGCAAGGGTGGAAGCTGTGGAGGACCGGGCCGGCCAGGCCCTGGTCACCGTGGCCTTTGCCGAAAGCCGGGAGCAGCTGCCCGCCGATGCGGTGCTGGTGGCCACCGGCCGCCGCCCCAATGTGGCGGCGCTGAACCTGCAGGCGGCCGGGGTGGAGTTGACCGAGCGGGGCGCGGTGAAGACCGACGAGCGGATGCGCACCACCGCCCCCAATATCTGGGCCATGGGCGACGTGGCGGGCGGCTTGCAGTTCACCTATATCTCGCTGGACGATTTCCGCATTGTGAAAAGCCAGCTGCTGGGCGACGGCAGCCGCACCACCCAAAACCGGGGCGCGGTGCCCTACAGCGTGTTCCTGGACCCGCCTTTCTCGCGGGTGGGCCTGACCGAGGCTGAGGCGAGGGCTGCGGGCTACCGGGTGAGGATCGCGCGGCTGGCGGCCGGGGCCATCCCGAAAGCGCAGGTGCTGCAAAAGCCGGTGGGCCTGCTCAAGGCGGTGATCGACGCCGGCACCGGCCATATCCTGGGTGCGCACCTGTTCTGCGAGGAGAGCCACGAGCTGATCAATCTGCTCAAGCTGGCGGTGGACGCGAAGATCCCCTACACCGTGCTGCGGGACAATATTTACACCCACCCCACCATGAGCGAGGCGCTGAACGATCTGTTTGCCGCGGTCACAGACGCGTGA
- a CDS encoding Rrf2 family transcriptional regulator produces the protein MNSDFNVAVHALVYMEHKAVTLSSDELAENICTNPARVRKVLAKLKKAGFLVTKEGADGGYQLTKSGDEITLREVGEAMELCFVSTGWKSGDPEKPCLVASGMAGVMDGIYTDLNERCKERLGEITIGGIVQHIFGAVPGSGQAGG, from the coding sequence ATGAACAGTGATTTCAATGTGGCGGTGCACGCGCTGGTGTATATGGAGCACAAGGCGGTCACGCTTTCCAGCGACGAACTGGCGGAAAATATCTGCACCAACCCCGCACGGGTGCGCAAGGTGCTGGCAAAGCTGAAAAAGGCGGGCTTTTTGGTCACCAAGGAAGGGGCCGACGGGGGCTATCAGCTGACCAAAAGCGGGGATGAGATCACCCTGCGGGAGGTGGGCGAAGCGATGGAGCTGTGCTTTGTGAGCACAGGCTGGAAGAGCGGCGACCCGGAAAAGCCCTGCTTGGTGGCTTCGGGCATGGCGGGGGTCATGGATGGGATCTACACCGATCTCAACGAGCGCTGCAAGGAGCGCTTGGGCGAGATCACCATTGGGGGCATCGTGCAGCACATTTTCGGCGCGGTGCCCGGCAGCGGACAGGCCGGCGGCTGA